The genome window AAGAGCTGTGTTGGATGAATTAGAGAAGAATCTGCAGCTTAGCGATTGGCATATGGAGCCCTCGAGGATGACTCTGAACCGATTTGGCAACACCTCAAGCAGTTCTCTATGGTATGAATTGGCATATTCAGAAGCGAAAGGGAGGATCAAGAAGGGAGATAGAGCATGGCAGATAGCATTTGGGTCTGGATTTAAGTGTAATAGTGCTGTTTGGAAGGCACTAAGGACTCTAAACCCCGCGAAGGAGAAAAGTCCATGGATGGATGAGATTCACAAATTCCCGGTAGATGTTCCAAAGGTATCTGCTGTCTGAAGTCTAAGCAAATGCTTATTCATTATCAGCTACAGTTTCCATAATGTTGCTCAGAATTCTGTCATTAATTAAGTTATTGGGGGTAATGGGGATTTGACTTGAGCATGTAGTCGTACTTGTTTGTAAACCGTGGCCAGGTGTTAACTTAGATTCAATTCAATATTATTGTTGGGAAAACACGAGTTTAGCTATCAATTGTGACAATGTATTGGGAAATTTGTGTGATTAGCTTTTGTGTCCCAGACTTTGAGCCTGTGCTTCTCTTCTAGCTGTCTAacgatgatgatgatgattccgAAGTTACATATAATATAGTATTATCCAGTTTTTATATATGTTTAGCAAGTAGTATAGTCCTGAATCCGGATGCTTGGCTATAAATGTATCAAGTAGTATAATAACATGTACTACGAGAGCACGTCTTCAGGTGAACCGCTTATTAAATGAACGGGTTGTAATATGTAGAATCCAGTTGCAATTATAAATAGGATTAAGCCAGATACTGAACCTTCATGGAAAACTTGTAGTATGTAATCATACTTTACAAAAGTTAACCACATTAAATggaaataaatttgaaaatataatatccTAAATTCATTTAATAAATTTGCCATGTATGATACATATGAAATACTGACAACATGAGTAGttcttttttcattttttttttacaaaaagaATGACAAGTTGAATGAAATTCTTTAGCACAGGAATTCTTCAGTGATACAAAGGACACCGCCGGTCTCAATACTGATGAATAAACAGAAATCAAAGTACAAGTTTTTTGGTTCTCCTGTGTTGTAGCCTTGTGGGTTCAAAACCTTCACCAAATCCCTAATAAACACTCTCATGGAACCATCACTTCAAACCACAAATATTTTGGGTTACATCAACACATCTTGGATCAATTATGTGTGCCAAGACTGATGAAGGCAGCACGCAGGTCTGAAAATGTCATTCCTTCCAATATTAAGTACATCAGAAACTTGATCCCCGTCATTCCTGATCTTAACAAAGTTGAGTATCATCGTCGGTCTACACTTTTTCATGATGCTTCTTCCTAGGCTTATAATCTTCTCCATCACATTGACCCAACCATTCTTACTCTGCCACCTGATCTTAATAATAGCGGTACATACTAATAATCACACCAGTCTTCGGTGTCAACAAGATGCCTTTGTTCTTATGTGGATTTATGCCACCATCTCCACTTAGCCGATTACTCTAAGGAAATACAAGGAGGGATTTCAAAGGCCTAGAGTTTTTCTTTTCTACATGATGAACACTCAAACAACTAAATAGAGATGATTCTTATCTTTGAAGACAACTGAATCTTGATAGTCTTCTGTTGTATTTCTTTCCATCAAATTGGTCTAGCTCATGCATAAAGTAAATTAACACTGGTAGCAGAAGTTGCAAAGTATGCAGTCACAAAAGATTAGAAGCATCAAGGGTTTCAATCAGCTGATGTAGAGCTGTAGTACACCTTAAGCTGTTTGCCAGCTGATTGATACTCAAAACTGCAAACTGCTTGATACTCTAACTTGAATATATCTACTCAACTAAGAATAATAAGGTACTCAATTTCAACCACTCGACTCAAATTAGGAGTTCCCCCATGTCTTCATAACTCTTCCAGCCTTACTATAAAACTGAGAGACCGAAGCCTCTAAAGTCTTCCTTAGGCCTCCGTTTTATATCCAAGCAGTTTTTGTGTGGCCAGGTTACAACACCAACTGGTCAAAATCTGAAACCAAACATTATCCAGGTAACATAAATGTAGTTAATGGCTTACTTTTAGCAAAAAAGATGGCTATCCTTAAATTTTAGAACACTACCTAGACAACAAAATGAATAAGAATTCATCGCTTATTTTAGATTACATGACTTAAAATGGAGAAAGTTCATTCATCAACATTAATTATCTCACATAATACACAAAATGAAGACACCAAAAAGAAAAAAAGACAGATTGCCATATTTGAATACATATACTAGTTTACTAAAAAGAGAAGCCAAGTATAACAGTTGTGAAGGTGAAATgggagggggggggggggtatAGTTTCAAGCCCAAAAAGCAAGGATGAATCAGATATCACTCATTTTGATAACTTCCAATATATAGTGTCACTATTTCAACCTCTTTCATTACACAGAATAAATATAAGAGATAGTAAGTGAAACTGACAGAATATATTACCTTTACCACCATCATTAAACAAAGACTGTTTAACTATGATACCTAATTTCTGGGATCTGAACTTGTAAGTAGCCAACCATACAGTAATCTGCCATAATCAGGACGTAAGAAATtgacataaaaataaataaaaaaagatGTAAGACATATAAACCGACTCAAAATTATATCCTGAATCATATTGGAAAAGCAATTGAAAAAGAAATGGATTTAGGCATCTTAGTTTATGCCGCTTCAAAGGCTCAAGTATCCACATAACTTAATAAACAAAAATTTCATAATGCTCCTTAAAGTTAAAACACCAGGATCATTAggtataaaaaaaatgagttcaATTCTCATTTACTCTAGACACGgcatatcaaaataaattataaactAAGTGATTAATTATATATTGCATCACTCATAATACTTTACCCACTTCCTAAATATTTACGCGATTACTGATCAATCAAACAGCACCCAACTTCGTTATGAGTGGCCATATTAGACAGAAGATCGCACTATTAGTATGGTCTAGTATGTGGCACTATTTACTGTCTTTTTTCTTGCAGTATGCTTTTatgtgtgtgtgcgcgcgcgtGTTGTTTGTGACTACTTAAGCTATATGTAAATGGACTGCAGATTAATTGTCTGAGTTGCAAATCTCCCAACTAATATGACAAGAAACTTGCCAAGTGTTTCTTTTAAATGATCTAGGATATTAGCTCTTGATTTTTACCACTTGGCAGTCATCCAACATTGAATTTGCATTTGACTGAGTGGAGTCTAACGAAAAAGTGCCAAAATCTGTCCTGCTAAACATAGGGATTCCAGATAAATGTTCGGGAGATCCCATCTGTAATTACACCAACTGCAGAAATTGTCTCTAAAGGTGAGCTCTAATATATACCTCATGACAAGTTTATTCTTCTTCAAAATTGTTTTGTTTTACTGTTTGTAGTCtctgtgtgtgtgtatgtgtgtgtgtgtgtgtgtgagagagagagagagagagagtgggaGAGAGTGGGAGAGGGAGAGTCAGAGTGAGAGTAGCTCCACAGTTCAAATTTGAGATTTTATCACATCTTTTATATACCTGAGAATACAAAGTATATTGTATGATGCTCAATAATTTAGAATTCAGCCACATGATATAAACAATTTGACGTGGTCCAAGTAGCTCAGATGGAAGCATGCATAGGATATGGAATGCTAGCCTCCTGATATACATATGTTACCTATTGAATAAACTATAAGAAATTGGACTATGAACAGGACCACAGACATTATAGCTTTGGGGTCAACCATAGTAACACAGCTTAATAAACACAAACAGAAGGAAGATTAGATGTTGTACAGAACAGATACATGAACACATTTAAAGTAGAAACAGTAATAATTAACAATCTATAGAGGAAGAAGAGAGATAAGAAATTTGAAACAGAATTTGAAAACGAGAAGCTGAAGTCTTTTCTGATGTGATATCACATAACGAAAAATATGCTTATTCATTAACATATAATGTGTTCCTCAGAATCATCCTACTATTCTTTGCTATCATAGCTCATATAGATTTCATTCCAAGAATATTTCATCCAAGAGAACAAAAATGTTAAAGACCGAACAAGCAAATATAGCCAACTTCACATTTGCCTTTCCGAAAGCAGACAACATAAAGATTATATGTACATAAACATAACTCTAAACATGTGTGTGTGTACAAAGACTAAATCATACATGAATATCTGTATGAAGCTCAAGAACACTATTTAGATCACTTCAATTATATAAAAGATGATGCagaatttataaaattcatatattcTGATAGACATTAGCAGTTTAGCACAATTGTGTTTTTGTTGATAGACTGAGTTGCTCATTGAACTAATAATATATATCTAAACAAAACAATATACAACATGAAGAATAGTATCAAGCTTATGACTACTATGCTGGATAAATTCATAACATTTATTACCAAGGATCTGTTAATCTTACAGTATAATCGACTATTTAATCACTCCAATCATATCGAATacaataataaataaataaataatataccAAAACTGTAACAGGTAACGACAAAATGAAGTGATCCATCTCTTAAAATTACTTAACAACTCAATAATCTGGTAAATTAACTACAGTAATCAGATCGGTATAGCAGCAATGTAAATTTTGGTATGCCTACTTCAGCAGAGTACATGTTCTCACAGATAGTGTTTGACATAAAATTCTATCAAGAGCTAGATAAAATGTATTGTCGCTGGATGTGAATGGTCTTAAGCTAAGATAGTAAATGCCCTGGGTGTTTATACAAATATAAATTTGCATACCCAGAATCATTGCTAAGATAATTGGAAGCAAGTTCAGCAAAGCCCCCAAAACTTCAGCCCTAAAATAAGCAGGGTACTTGttaataatattcccaaaatGAATAATCTAGAAGCTTCCACTATAGATAAAGAACAAAGATGTTCTTCACATTCCGTAACATTTGTACCATTTTAAGAAAAACAAAATTGAGGAATTCAATACAGGGATTATAGTTTATACAGAATATCTGATGTTATGATCTCAAGGTAACAAATGAGCAGAAAAAAGTAGTAAAGATATTTTCCATCAACTCAGCAAATCTAAGAAATAAGTGTTCCAGAAAAAAGACAGCTTCATTAAACAACATAATATATTTTTGTCCAATAGGAAGTATTTTGGAATTGAAATAAACAAGATAATAAATATATGTACACAGCAGACTACTTTATGCAATACATATGTAGAAGGTAAAATACAAAGTTGAGATCTCAAAAAAGAAGGGTAATTATCAAGCAAGGAGATgttagaataataaacaaagtgGAAACAATACCACAAAGATATCTTAAAGAAATAGATAAAAAAATGTACCATTGTATTTCACTTGCACTGAAGCAACTGGAAAATGAGAAAAACTACATCTTTCTTCATTAAGCTACAAATTTGCATAAGTCCCGAACTCAGTATCTTTATTACAAAACATATCATAAATGACAAGATCATAACTTAAATGCCACAAAGTATGACTTGATACATGAAATTTGAATTTACAAATCTACCAATCTATAAATTTGCAAAATTAACAAAGGCTTTGGCTGTAAAACATACCCTATCATCCTACTTTTTACAATGTATTTTGGTTGATAAGATTAATCATACCCTTAAAACGAGAAAAGAAAAACCCTTTCACTAACACTTACAAATGTTATGAATTCCACCGGATATTAGTGATTTTAGCTCCGTCAAATGTTCATCATTTGAAATATTAAGCATAATACGAAGATTTGTCAATAATGCTTCTTTTTCCCAGCTTAATGGACCAGAGGCATATAATGCTTCTAATGTGCGTCGATAAGCATGTAATTCTAAACTATGTATACATGCTGCTATGTCCTTTTCTGTAGGAATGTCACAACCCTTGTCATTCCGTACACCGCAATAAGATTCTGCATCACTAGATTGGATATGTGTCTCTTGAGATGGAACTGCTAACATATGGGTTGAAAACTTACTTAAGGTTCTAGAAATAGCACTACAACTACCAACAGAGCATATATCGGTATCAGAATCATTATTTTTGGTGTCTCTTGCAACGGAACAGCCAGTGAAATCATTTAATTCTCCTCTATCCAATTCATTATATCCATTTTTCTTATTGTTAAAGGAAGCATGCATGCACATTTCACCCAGATTTTCTCTTGGGTAAGCTACAGCATGTACCTGATCCACACAAACAGGAAGCACTCTTCGGTCTGCTTTTTCAGACGCTCTGATTTTCTTAACATTTCTACTTTCTGCTTGAAGAAGAGATGAATAATAAGGAGATCCTCTTTTCAGTGTCCTAGACGATGCTATACGAGACCCCTGCAATCCAGTGTTGTTTTTTCCTGCTAAAAGAGCATCTTCTCTTTGAATATTAAGGGCTTTATCAGCTTGCGCTGCTTCGAAGCTCATCTTCTGGTAACAATCCGAAGTTCCGGTTCCCTGTACATTAACATGGAAACATATAGGTTAGATAATGGGAAAATTAAGAGAAGCAGCATCTTAAAATAACTGTAAGGCGACAACCAGTCAGAGAAATTATAACAATGACTATCAGAATACAAGATACACTTGAAATTCTGCAAATTCTGCAGCTGTACAGCATTTGAAGATAAATAGAAAAGGCCATGATTTTGTGACAGCCCCTGGCCACCCAGCCAACCTTTTTAGAGGATTTCATTTTTTGCAAAATCCATACCATCTTCATTGAACTTGTTAATATGAAAGTTCTTTAAGCCTTAAGATTTCCACCACATCGGCAACAGCTTGCCTCCTTCAATGAAATGCACTTGATATGATTAAGTTGTCTTGACTATTAATCATTTTCATTTAACATCATCCAATATCTAAAATAAGAGACCCACAAACAAAATTAATGTGTTTAATATGAAATCGAAGAATAGGAAATTGTGCAACTGATAGCACTATATACAATTTAGAATGTACATAATTGTAATAACTAAAAAAATTAAAGTAGTTTGATCTGAGTGGCATGTGGTCAGGTACTAGGCAAAATGCAGCTATCTACTCAAAATAGAATGATGAAAATAAAACTAATTAGGAAGTAAAAAAAACTTATAACCACAAAAATAGAAAAATGATTTTCAGAAGGCCGAAGGCCACAAGTTAACTTCAGTTTAGAGTGATTAAAAGTAATATCCAGGAAGCCACAAGGACATGACAATCATCATGCAGTATCACATATTTGATCGAAATTCAACTGTGTTGATAAAGAAAACATAACTGTAAGACCTATTTAGTAAAACTTATAAATATATTACCTTTCCCATTTGAAACCATTGATCACCTTGCCAACACTGTCTAACCCTGACATCTGATATGTGGACTCTGAACTTGTAAGAAGATCCAAGTAGTCGAACAATACAATAAGCTCCACGAACATTTGATATGATTGCAATTTTCCACATAAAATTTTCAAATACTTCCACAACATCCCCAGCCACCCAACTCTCTGCTCTATGTACAGGAGGAATGGGCCTGATAAGCTTTCTAGGTACCCTTTCAGTATCTACCCCGTGTTCCGGAACATAAAAATAATATCTCACACTGTAAGAATTCCTGTCACCTGAAACAATTTCAGCACCACACCATGCAGTCAACGCATCCACTTGCTTCAGCACCTCCACCTTGCTCCCTCTCTCGAATCTCATATCGGGTATGACTTTAGCCTTGCAGATCTGCCAAAATCAAGACTTTTAATTTAGTTCCAAATATACATCTCAAATCACAAATataacaaattaaaaaaaaaggaATACTCATAATGGCAAGAACAAAGAATATAGAACTAAACAGTGGTTCCTCCGGGTTATCATACAAAGTTACTTTTGATCAGTTCATGAGCTATCACCAACACATAATTACTAGGGGGAAAATATCAAGTTGATTACTCGTTTCATTTATATATGTCAAGTATGTCATTATTTTCCAATTTGACTCAATTTGATCACTAATAAAAAAATTtgtatcaaataaatcatctgcCAATGACTAAATCGATAcaaaattttaactttttaataACTAACTtgatacaaattttcaaattAGTAACCAAATTGAGTCAAACTGGAAAATAATGACCTATTTGATACATTTGGATGAAATTAGTAATCGGTTTCATATTTTTCCCTAATTACTAGTACATACACATGTACATTAAATAGCATCACATTACCCAAATGAAACTTGTTATCAATGTCAAGAAAACCTGGACTTTTCACAGAAAGCTACAATCTTTATATAGATATCGAGAAACAGCCCTATAATCCACCCGTAACGAGCCAATAACCAACCAATTTTTTTCCGAAAAATAACCAAAATAACAGCAATCCACTGCAACCcctttttaacaatttgttataGCATAAAACTTTCATCAATCAATCAAAACCCCTTCAAACATCTAAATACTCTGATTAAAAATCCATAAACATAACATAGCAGGTAACAAACATAACTTCACATAAATATAcacaataattaaaaaaaattaaaatcaagaGAAACTTCTAATGCTAATAAAGAGTAATTAATCAATGGATTATGATTAAATTAACACAAAATTAACAGAAATTAAGTAGAAAGATCGAACCTTTGCTTGGAATTAGAGCAGATTAATTTGGTTATCGAAATCAATTAAGGAACTAGGGTTTGCTCCAGGGCTGTTTGGTTGGTTGATACAGAAGAATATTAAGTGGAATTGTATTCGGAAAAATAAAATTTAAGGCTAACattgtatttttatgtttttttttacTTTTAAATTTTGATATGATAACCAAAGGGGGTCTTAGAATAATTTTTCTttttaagtgagttttgaaaatttaaGGGTACGGTcataaatcccgtgcgatgcacgggttcccattaatattttaattttttatttattcagttatattatatttttaaaatatttatataaatatataatgattataaatttataataaaaataatagaataacatgtggtcgtaatttagtagaataaatagaatATTTCTAGtaatttaacaatttagtagtttagcagatatataacactattatttatatcttttaataataggataagttgtattcgtagtttagtaggataagtatactatatttagtagtatttaataatttagtagtttattagatatattacactatttatctattttagtaataatcaaaattagggaattatcgttgaaccaaaccgttgaaccaaattatctctttccggctattataatataatatagatttcaatttgaattttgatagtgctttaaaattcaaaaaatggtACTTCCCCAAAATTATTAGCAAAATTGTTCCCAAGTATTGAGTTATTATAACGTTATTGGCTAATttttttgttagatatatttgataatgtcatgactaatatgatttattttagttttcagatcttacttaaacaggacaaatcagtatttaactgaaatcaacacttatactgaagtcagaacttaagttatcagtacttaaggttcaggagatatttatcaggagataatatcaggacttaaaggaaactttcagataaggaaggcggctgattgaaaggaaagaagatcaagacaaacgtgagaagagatatgcatgaagaaggaattctatgaagaatggaatacttggaagaaaagatatctgattgatatattttaggaagcagaattatattccatatcaattagcgattatcttgtaactgtgtagt of Apium graveolens cultivar Ventura unplaced genomic scaffold, ASM990537v1 ctg7192, whole genome shotgun sequence contains these proteins:
- the LOC141703909 gene encoding uncharacterized protein LOC141703909 isoform X2; this translates as MRFERGSKVEVLKQVDALTAWCGAEIVSGDRNSYSVRYYFYVPEHGVDTERVPRKLIRPIPPVHRAESWVAGDVVEVFENFMWKIAIISNVRGAYCIVRLLGSSYKFRVHISDVRVRQCWQGDQWFQMGKGTGTSDCYQKMSFEAAQADKALNIQREDALLAGKNNTGLQGSRIASSRTLKRGSPYYSSLLQAESRNVKKIRASEKADRRVLPVCVDQLNEERCSFSHFPVASVQVKYNGLKFWGLC
- the LOC141703909 gene encoding uncharacterized protein LOC141703909 isoform X1; translation: MRFERGSKVEVLKQVDALTAWCGAEIVSGDRNSYSVRYYFYVPEHGVDTERVPRKLIRPIPPVHRAESWVAGDVVEVFENFMWKIAIISNVRGAYCIVRLLGSSYKFRVHISDVRVRQCWQGDQWFQMGKGTGTSDCYQKMSFEAAQADKALNIQREDALLAGKNNTGLQGSRIASSRTLKRGSPYYSSLLQAESRNVKKIRASEKADRRVLPVCVDQVHAVAYPRENLGEMCMHASFNNKKNGYNELDRGELNDFTGCSVARDTKNNDSDTDICSVGSCSAISRTLSKFSTHMLAVPSQETHIQSSDAESYCGVRNDKGCDIPTEKDIAACIHSLELHAYRRTLEALYASGPLSWEKEALLTNLRIMLNISNDEHLTELKSLISGGIHNICKC